The following proteins are encoded in a genomic region of Nymphalis io chromosome 8, ilAglIoxx1.1, whole genome shotgun sequence:
- the LOC126770320 gene encoding coenzyme Q-binding protein COQ10 homolog B, mitochondrial: protein MSIKMNFSKYYSLGRVIYFSVKKNNSFQGHYVNNLDCHCHASQYQKRTFFNFPKSSRKREYCGRQLVGYTMEQMFEVVSDVENYYKFVPWCKQSIVLTKTSDHLKADLIVGFPPINESYTSYVTLVKPYLVKAECKDGKLFHHLLTLWRFSPGLKREQKSCVVDFQITFEFRSAFHSNLSNLFFDQVARQMEGAFIREVGKRHGPAAMPPTNLLQNSNTLKS, encoded by the exons atgtcaatcaaaatgaatttttcaaaatattattcgcTAGGACGTGTGATATATTTTtccgttaaaaaaaataatag TTTTCAGGGTCATTACGTAAATAATCTTGACTGTCATTGTCATGCATCGCAATATCAAAAAAGAACATTTTTCAATTTTCCTAAATCTAGTCGAAAACGAGAATATTGTGGGAGACAGTTAGTTGG gtATACAATGGAACAAATGTTTGAAGTTGTCTCAGATGTGGAGAATTATTACAAGTTTGTTCCTTGGTGTAAACAATCCATTGTTTTGACAAAAACTTCTGATCATCTCAAGGCAGACCTGATTGTTGGTTTCCCTCCAATCAACGAGAGTTATACTTCATATGTAACACTAGTAAAACCATATTTAGTCAAAGCTGAATGTAAAGATGGAAAACTATTTCATCATTTGCTGACACTGTGGAGATTTAGTCCAGGATTGAAAAGAGAACAAAAGTCATGTGTAGTTGATTTTcaaataacatttgaatttcGTTCTGCCTTTCATTCGAATTTGTCAAACTTATTTTTTGACCAAGTAGCAAGGCAAATGGAGGGTGCTTTTATAAGAGAAGTTGGAAAGAGACATGGCCCAGCTGCAATGCCACCAACAAACCTTCTTCAGAATAGCAATACACTAAAAAGTTGA